The following proteins are encoded in a genomic region of Dyadobacter sp. UC 10:
- a CDS encoding PorP/SprF family type IX secretion system membrane protein: protein MTLKFTIRSNKNVRLLAIIFLIPFIAVGQKDAQFSLFSLNQLYLNPAAAGADGLTKFQLTHRTQYAGYQGTNLDDTGGALSTQLFSFSMPFKNFGIGFYALNDKSGPRTDQDFKVSAAYHIPLAGGKFQVGASAGLFRQAVDFGKLRARDPDDPLIQTGVISEINPDFAVGVRYESDAFYAGVSLNHFLKPKYQLGSDTGTNPLPQTIYFNAGVNLELGYLLDIQPIVLVKSDISTLSVEGGATVTYNKRYWVGGTYRQQDTYFILMGGIYLLQDQSLRLSGAYDMVIGGNRAKAASSFEVMLSYALPSPKFGKKTIIRTPRFRF, encoded by the coding sequence ATGACTTTGAAATTTACTATAAGGAGTAATAAGAATGTCCGATTACTTGCTATCATATTTTTAATACCCTTCATCGCTGTGGGCCAGAAAGATGCTCAGTTTAGCCTGTTCTCATTAAACCAGCTTTATCTTAATCCGGCAGCAGCAGGTGCTGATGGACTTACCAAATTTCAGCTTACGCACAGAACCCAATATGCAGGCTATCAGGGGACGAATCTCGACGATACCGGTGGCGCACTTTCCACGCAATTGTTTTCCTTCAGCATGCCCTTTAAAAATTTCGGGATTGGATTTTATGCGCTTAATGATAAAAGTGGCCCAAGAACCGATCAGGACTTTAAAGTGTCCGCAGCATATCATATTCCACTCGCCGGTGGCAAATTTCAGGTTGGGGCAAGTGCGGGCTTGTTTCGCCAGGCTGTCGACTTTGGGAAATTACGTGCCCGTGATCCGGACGATCCTTTGATTCAAACCGGCGTCATATCTGAAATCAACCCGGATTTCGCTGTCGGTGTGCGTTATGAAAGTGATGCTTTCTACGCAGGAGTTTCTCTCAATCATTTCCTGAAACCCAAGTATCAGTTAGGCTCCGACACAGGCACTAATCCATTGCCCCAAACTATCTACTTTAATGCCGGGGTCAACCTGGAATTGGGTTATTTGCTGGATATTCAACCAATTGTGCTTGTGAAGTCAGATATCAGTACACTTTCGGTTGAAGGTGGTGCAACTGTAACATATAATAAGCGCTATTGGGTTGGCGGTACTTACCGGCAGCAGGATACATACTTTATTTTAATGGGCGGGATTTACCTGTTGCAGGATCAATCCCTGCGTCTTTCAGGAGCCTATGATATGGTAATTGGCGGCAACCGGGCGAAAGCTGCTTCTTCATTTGAGGTCATGCTTTCCTACGCACTGCCATCTCCCAAATTTGGCAAAAAAACAATTATACGTACGCCAAGATTCCGGTTTTGA
- the sucD gene encoding succinate--CoA ligase subunit alpha: MSVLVNKNSKIIVQGFTGSEGSFHAQQMIEYGTNVVGGVTPGKGGLSHLERPVFNTVDQAVRSTGADVAIIFVPPAFAADAIMESADAGIGVIVCITEGIPTKDMMQAKEYIKNKNCRLIGPNCPGVITAEECKVGIMPGFIFKKGTVGLVSKSGTLTYEAVDQLTRAGLGQTTAIGIGGDPIIGTTTKEAVELLMNDPETEAIVMIGEIGGSMEADAANYIKSTGNKKPVVGFIAGQTAPKGRRMGHAGAIIGGADDTAEAKIRIMKESGIFVAESPALIGETMLLALGRK; the protein is encoded by the coding sequence ATGAGCGTTTTAGTTAATAAAAATTCTAAGATTATAGTTCAGGGATTTACCGGTTCGGAAGGGTCTTTTCACGCCCAGCAGATGATAGAATATGGTACCAATGTCGTAGGTGGTGTTACCCCTGGTAAAGGCGGACTCTCTCATTTGGAGAGACCTGTATTTAACACTGTCGATCAGGCTGTTCGGTCTACGGGAGCAGACGTGGCTATCATTTTCGTTCCACCGGCATTCGCCGCTGACGCAATCATGGAATCCGCGGATGCTGGTATCGGCGTAATTGTTTGTATCACAGAAGGTATCCCTACCAAGGATATGATGCAGGCGAAAGAATATATCAAAAACAAAAACTGCCGCCTGATCGGTCCTAACTGTCCGGGCGTTATTACTGCGGAAGAATGTAAAGTTGGTATTATGCCAGGATTTATATTCAAAAAGGGAACTGTCGGGCTTGTTTCGAAGTCAGGTACTTTGACCTATGAAGCAGTAGATCAGCTGACCCGCGCAGGTTTAGGACAAACAACCGCGATCGGAATTGGTGGCGATCCGATTATCGGAACTACTACCAAAGAAGCGGTTGAGCTTTTGATGAATGATCCTGAAACTGAGGCGATCGTCATGATCGGTGAAATCGGTGGAAGCATGGAAGCTGATGCGGCCAATTACATTAAATCGACTGGTAATAAAAAACCTGTCGTTGGTTTCATCGCTGGTCAAACCGCACCGAAAGGCCGCAGAATGGGCCACGCTGGTGCTATCATTGGCGGTGCCGATGACACTGCAGAGGCCAAAATCAGAATTATGAAAGAATCAGGGATATTTGTAGCTGAATCACCTGCACTGATCGGCGAAACGATGTTGCTGGCCCTTGGAAGAAAATAA
- the porL gene encoding type IX secretion system motor protein PorL/GldL: MAKNSGPNFFWDKLVPTIYSAGAAVVILGALAKIQHWDFGGPLLTAGLGTEVLIFLLYALQTLTQSSDKDPDWTRVYPELADDYNGPAITRGSTQSSNITAKLDNMLDNAKLSPEVFDSLGKGFRNLSDTVGKITDLTDATVATNDYARNVKTASTAISDMNKSYGVAINAMSSMADATKDAQSYRDQFQQITKNMGALNAVYELELQDTTKHLKAMNAFYGNLTAAMENMADATKESQVFKNEMSKLTTNISSLNGIYGNMLTAMRGGNA, translated from the coding sequence ATGGCTAAGAATAGCGGACCTAATTTTTTTTGGGATAAACTAGTACCAACAATATATAGTGCGGGTGCTGCCGTTGTAATTTTGGGAGCGTTGGCAAAGATTCAACACTGGGATTTTGGTGGACCATTACTGACCGCCGGTCTTGGCACAGAAGTACTTATATTTTTACTTTATGCGCTTCAGACACTAACACAATCCAGCGACAAAGATCCGGACTGGACACGTGTTTACCCTGAGCTTGCAGATGACTACAACGGACCAGCAATCACCCGCGGTTCTACACAAAGCAGCAATATCACTGCCAAGCTGGATAACATGCTTGACAATGCAAAGCTTTCTCCCGAGGTTTTTGATAGTCTTGGCAAAGGTTTCCGAAACTTATCAGACACTGTTGGTAAAATAACTGACCTTACCGATGCTACCGTGGCTACCAATGATTACGCAAGAAATGTCAAAACTGCTTCGACGGCAATCAGTGACATGAACAAATCTTATGGAGTTGCGATCAATGCCATGTCTTCTATGGCAGATGCTACAAAAGATGCTCAGTCCTACCGTGACCAGTTTCAGCAGATTACCAAGAATATGGGTGCATTAAATGCTGTTTATGAACTTGAATTGCAGGATACAACCAAGCATTTGAAGGCAATGAACGCATTTTACGGTAATCTGACTGCCGCTATGGAAAATATGGCAGATGCTACCAAGGAATCTCAGGTATTTAAAAATGAAATGTCTAAACTGACAACGAATATTTCGTCATTAAACGGCATATATGGTAACATGCTGACAGCAATGCGTGGCGGAAATGCCTGA
- a CDS encoding DUF4271 domain-containing protein has product MKSISATFFWAFFTVLLLLGSSATSAPKTNPPDRFFPVYSYENDWLVYNSQYKNYVPFSPGVNEGARSASLYIDLVKNRRYFLLLSSDTESYLFVEGALQNRIEGNTWQELSIDSLFKIYRKDELLVTIYGSPGIADKIALLCNKKKPNDAIGLNTSRPNFINIKPISFSPFGNFAVIALVLILILNAWIFNLNPLSFFRLINPIEFFNSDPRDQVSKINKPYSNTIIFFALITSMWMSFILVFLSVNKLNLFSVGSILSEKSNTLLIIGDFLILSTIFFVLTYVKYIFMLLAGNMLNLDKQVDVIFIKIVQSSYMFYGALFLIVFTVSFNRASWIADMRTYILLPFLFFYFARFIALYVVTKPPGALINLYLFSYLCVIEIIPLIVSMKFAL; this is encoded by the coding sequence ATGAAGTCCATATCCGCAACATTCTTTTGGGCTTTCTTTACAGTACTTCTGCTCCTTGGCAGCTCTGCCACGAGCGCACCAAAAACCAATCCCCCCGATCGCTTTTTCCCCGTTTACAGTTACGAAAACGACTGGCTGGTTTACAATAGTCAGTATAAAAACTACGTCCCTTTTTCTCCCGGTGTTAATGAAGGAGCAAGATCCGCCAGCCTTTATATCGATTTAGTCAAAAACAGAAGATATTTCCTGTTACTTAGTTCTGACACAGAAAGCTATCTCTTCGTAGAAGGTGCGCTACAAAACCGAATTGAGGGGAACACCTGGCAGGAACTGAGTATTGACAGCCTTTTCAAAATCTATCGAAAGGATGAGTTGCTGGTAACGATTTACGGTAGCCCGGGTATTGCTGATAAAATTGCCCTATTGTGCAACAAAAAAAAACCAAATGACGCAATTGGGCTCAATACATCGCGCCCCAATTTTATCAACATCAAACCGATATCGTTTTCTCCGTTTGGTAACTTTGCAGTGATTGCATTAGTGCTGATCCTGATCCTGAATGCATGGATTTTCAACCTGAACCCGTTGTCATTTTTCCGCTTGATTAATCCAATCGAGTTTTTTAACAGCGACCCCCGCGACCAGGTTTCGAAAATTAATAAACCTTATAGTAATACAATTATTTTCTTCGCTCTGATCACCTCAATGTGGATGAGTTTCATACTCGTGTTTTTGTCTGTCAACAAACTTAATCTATTTTCCGTAGGCAGTATATTATCCGAGAAATCAAATACTTTGCTTATTATAGGTGACTTTCTGATCCTTTCGACCATCTTCTTTGTACTTACTTATGTGAAGTACATATTCATGTTACTGGCCGGAAATATGCTGAACCTTGACAAGCAGGTAGATGTCATATTCATCAAAATAGTACAATCCTCCTATATGTTCTACGGAGCTCTGTTCCTGATTGTATTTACGGTGAGCTTCAACCGCGCCAGCTGGATTGCTGATATGCGAACCTATATTCTTCTACCCTTTTTATTCTTCTATTTCGCCCGTTTTATTGCGCTATACGTGGTTACTAAGCCTCCTGGTGCTTTGATTAATCTCTATTTATTTTCTTACCTTTGCGTCATTGAAATAATCCCGCTCATCGTTAGTATGAAATTTGCCCTATAA
- a CDS encoding DUF6962 family protein yields MDILSSPHIFSNLVLTVTSLFIFFRYFKSQPPVARWFWGIFLFSISLVALTDLLVFAGVESLENMHEIVTAAEMTLGALCLVSGSWCLIMRYEGGKFLLASTIALGILLFYCITWFRVEYVGLIIKSLCILVALLISCVGLASRQKSALWVVFSMMLLALSTKSGKLPIPMDPVDINHYMMVLSVICVGRAVRDQYKILF; encoded by the coding sequence ATGGATATACTTAGCAGTCCTCATATATTTTCCAACCTCGTTTTAACCGTCACCAGTCTGTTCATTTTTTTTAGGTATTTCAAAAGCCAGCCGCCCGTCGCACGGTGGTTCTGGGGAATATTTCTTTTCAGCATTTCCCTAGTCGCACTAACCGACTTACTGGTGTTTGCAGGGGTAGAAAGCTTGGAAAATATGCATGAAATAGTCACCGCGGCAGAAATGACTCTCGGGGCGCTGTGCCTGGTCTCGGGCTCCTGGTGCCTGATCATGCGTTATGAGGGCGGAAAGTTCCTCCTGGCTTCTACAATAGCTTTGGGGATATTGCTGTTCTATTGCATCACATGGTTTCGGGTTGAATATGTCGGGCTGATTATCAAGTCACTATGCATTTTGGTGGCACTTCTAATATCTTGTGTCGGACTCGCCAGCCGGCAGAAAAGCGCATTGTGGGTAGTTTTTTCAATGATGCTCCTGGCCTTATCAACCAAATCCGGCAAGTTGCCGATCCCGATGGATCCGGTGGATATCAACCATTATATGATG
- the porM gene encoding type IX secretion system motor protein PorM/GldM: MAGGKETPRQKMIGMMYLVLTAMLALQVSSAIIEKFILLNNSLELSSGAANKINQETVLKIKAAVDKAGNRAADVAVIKQAEEVRKFTADITNEINTLKQEIIGKAGGGLNEEGGIKNPQEEAKVAELMIATGKRGKAYGLQQTLNAYTEQLNKLSPNKFQRLALDGREDPVVKGNKEQRNKDFAELNFESTPVAAALAVLSQKQTDIRRMEGEVLNYLASKVGAADVKFDRVLAMVSADAKTVVAGTKFKGQMFIAASASGITPRMSLNGSPVKVENGVGLIEFTAQGGGYNAEGIVKRELQARITIPTPSGKDTTYTMNQEYFVVKPTYQIETGTLPPLYLGCANKLSIQSPALGALWAPSFTTDGGEIIQSGQKGKFTIVPNRAQLNITVSNGGNVLGSEPFRVNKVPKPSLEVRVNGAPFDERRGAPASGTRSIQVVAVPDESFKNFSPEDAKFRVAEVEVSLARGTRRINGVTLRGGGGSISSLAQQAQPGDRYVITVLKVERQNFKGAVNEVEMGNQFRQVTLY; encoded by the coding sequence ATGGCAGGTGGAAAAGAAACACCCCGTCAAAAGATGATTGGCATGATGTACCTGGTACTGACCGCGATGCTCGCATTGCAGGTAAGTTCAGCCATCATAGAAAAATTCATTCTTCTGAACAATTCTTTGGAACTATCCTCCGGAGCAGCTAATAAAATAAACCAGGAAACTGTACTCAAAATAAAAGCAGCTGTTGATAAGGCGGGAAACCGAGCTGCTGATGTTGCTGTAATTAAACAAGCCGAAGAAGTTCGCAAATTTACCGCAGACATTACTAATGAAATTAATACGCTTAAACAGGAAATTATTGGCAAAGCAGGCGGCGGATTAAATGAGGAAGGTGGAATTAAAAATCCCCAAGAAGAAGCAAAAGTCGCCGAGCTGATGATCGCAACCGGGAAAAGGGGAAAGGCATATGGTTTGCAACAAACCTTAAATGCCTACACCGAGCAGTTAAATAAGTTGTCTCCCAACAAGTTTCAGCGTTTAGCTCTGGATGGCAGAGAAGATCCTGTGGTTAAAGGCAACAAAGAGCAAAGAAATAAGGACTTCGCAGAATTGAATTTCGAATCGACTCCTGTTGCAGCAGCTCTGGCTGTTTTAAGTCAGAAACAAACAGATATTCGTCGGATGGAAGGCGAAGTATTGAATTACCTCGCTAGTAAAGTTGGTGCAGCTGACGTCAAGTTCGACCGCGTCCTGGCAATGGTCAGTGCTGATGCAAAAACTGTCGTAGCCGGTACCAAATTCAAAGGCCAGATGTTCATTGCTGCTTCGGCTAGTGGAATTACGCCAAGAATGAGCTTGAACGGTTCACCGGTAAAAGTTGAGAATGGCGTCGGTCTGATAGAGTTTACAGCTCAGGGTGGCGGATATAATGCAGAAGGTATCGTTAAAAGGGAATTGCAGGCGAGGATTACAATTCCAACTCCGTCCGGAAAAGATACGACATACACAATGAATCAGGAATACTTCGTTGTAAAGCCTACTTATCAGATCGAGACAGGAACTCTCCCGCCTCTTTACCTGGGTTGCGCGAACAAGCTGAGTATTCAAAGTCCTGCCCTGGGCGCACTTTGGGCTCCTAGTTTTACTACTGATGGCGGTGAAATTATCCAGAGCGGACAAAAAGGGAAATTCACAATTGTACCTAACCGGGCGCAGTTAAACATTACTGTCAGCAACGGCGGCAATGTCCTGGGCTCTGAACCTTTCAGGGTGAACAAAGTTCCTAAACCATCTTTGGAAGTGCGAGTTAATGGTGCGCCATTTGACGAAAGAAGAGGTGCTCCTGCCAGCGGCACGAGAAGCATCCAGGTTGTTGCGGTTCCAGACGAAAGCTTTAAGAACTTTTCACCCGAAGATGCTAAATTCCGCGTTGCCGAGGTGGAAGTATCACTGGCCCGCGGTACCCGTCGGATCAATGGTGTAACATTGAGAGGCGGTGGTGGATCGATATCTTCACTTGCACAGCAGGCACAACCGGGCGATCGCTATGTGATTACGGTTTTGAAGGTTGAACGCCAGAACTTTAAAGGTGCTGTGAACGAAGTTGAAATGGGTAACCAATTCAGACAGGTTACGCTATACTAA
- a CDS encoding uroporphyrinogen-III synthase, which translates to MSETINFDQERLKKVTSLLVSQSRPADENSPYYELARKYNIKVDFRPFIQIDGVSYKDFRKQKINILDHTAVIFTSRNAIDHFFRICNEGRIEVPATMKYFCISEQTANYLQKYIVIRKRKIFTGTKTAAELIELMRKHKKEKFLYPCSDVRKNDIPEFADTEEFHFTEATMYQTIPSDLSDLEDVYYDIIAFFSPSGIKSLFENFPDFKQNDTRIAAFGPTTAKAVEDAGLVLDIQAPLPNAPSMTGALDLYIRQANQI; encoded by the coding sequence ATGAGTGAGACAATCAATTTTGATCAGGAGAGGCTAAAAAAGGTGACCAGCCTGCTAGTAAGCCAATCCCGACCCGCCGACGAAAATTCACCCTATTATGAATTAGCCCGAAAGTATAATATCAAAGTTGATTTCAGGCCATTTATTCAGATTGACGGAGTCTCCTACAAAGACTTTCGCAAGCAAAAAATCAACATTCTGGATCATACTGCGGTAATATTTACGAGCAGAAATGCCATTGACCATTTCTTCAGGATTTGCAATGAGGGAAGAATCGAAGTGCCGGCGACAATGAAATACTTTTGTATCTCAGAACAAACCGCCAACTACCTGCAAAAATATATAGTGATCCGTAAAAGGAAGATCTTCACCGGAACGAAAACAGCCGCAGAGCTGATCGAACTGATGCGAAAGCATAAAAAAGAGAAGTTTTTGTATCCGTGTTCCGATGTAAGGAAAAACGATATCCCGGAATTCGCTGATACCGAAGAATTTCACTTTACAGAAGCTACTATGTATCAGACCATCCCTTCCGACCTTTCCGATCTGGAAGACGTGTATTATGATATCATCGCTTTTTTCAGCCCTTCCGGAATTAAATCTTTGTTCGAGAACTTCCCTGACTTCAAGCAAAATGATACCAGGATAGCAGCTTTCGGACCAACCACCGCGAAGGCCGTTGAAGATGCGGGACTGGTTCTGGATATCCAGGCGCCTCTCCCGAATGCGCCTTCGATGACCGGAGCGCTGGATTTATATATACGGCAAGCCAACCAGATATGA
- the porK gene encoding T9SS ring complex lipoprotein PorK/GldK: MNVKVFYRNGVKSLLLVAALMLMQSCGFIKSKFGKGGKEESGISNGEITATARKGFKQTTPAGMVVIPSGSFVMGQADEDIASSMNNMNRRVTISSFYMDDTEITNNEYRQFVNALLVDSVSVLGEEEIMSKYYPDTTVWKKDFAYSNGDPFVEYYYQHPGFDTYPVVGVSWLAAQYFSKWRTNLLHDFQNQEGQFNSTGFRLPSEAEWEWAARGGRAVAKYPWGNPYTMNAKGCFLANFKPQRGNYDADGYPYTGPANAYNPNDFGLYNMAGNVAEWTSDAYTDNATAIVWDMNPEYDNPDEPRKVVKGGSWKDIAYYLQTGTRTFEYETERRAFIGFRCVMDNVNDRGGARARRR, encoded by the coding sequence ATGAATGTGAAAGTGTTCTATCGGAATGGAGTCAAAAGCCTGCTTTTGGTAGCCGCTCTTATGCTCATGCAGAGTTGCGGATTTATTAAAAGTAAGTTTGGCAAGGGAGGAAAAGAAGAAAGCGGTATTTCAAATGGAGAGATTACAGCAACTGCCAGAAAAGGCTTTAAACAAACTACTCCGGCGGGCATGGTGGTGATACCATCCGGTTCTTTTGTAATGGGTCAGGCTGATGAAGATATTGCATCTTCGATGAACAATATGAACAGAAGGGTGACGATCAGTTCCTTCTATATGGATGACACAGAGATTACTAATAACGAATATCGTCAGTTTGTAAATGCACTTTTGGTTGATTCCGTATCGGTGTTAGGAGAGGAAGAAATCATGTCCAAGTACTATCCTGATACAACGGTATGGAAAAAAGATTTCGCATACTCAAACGGTGACCCATTCGTAGAGTATTACTACCAGCACCCAGGTTTCGACACATATCCCGTTGTAGGTGTAAGTTGGCTGGCTGCTCAATATTTCTCGAAATGGCGTACCAATCTTTTGCATGACTTTCAAAACCAGGAAGGGCAGTTTAACTCTACCGGTTTCCGCCTTCCTTCTGAAGCAGAATGGGAATGGGCAGCCCGCGGCGGTCGTGCAGTTGCTAAATATCCCTGGGGTAATCCTTATACAATGAATGCGAAGGGTTGCTTCCTCGCGAACTTCAAACCACAGCGCGGAAACTACGATGCTGACGGTTATCCTTATACCGGTCCTGCCAATGCTTACAATCCCAATGATTTCGGCCTTTACAATATGGCTGGAAACGTGGCAGAATGGACTTCTGATGCTTATACGGATAATGCTACTGCAATCGTTTGGGATATGAACCCTGAATATGATAACCCCGATGAACCTCGCAAGGTTGTTAAAGGTGGATCATGGAAAGATATTGCTTACTATCTTCAAACCGGCACCAGGACTTTCGAATATGAGACTGAGCGCCGCGCTTTTATCGGCTTCCGCTGTGTGATGGATAATGTAAACGACCGGGGAGGAGCTCGTGCCCGCCGTCGCTAA